The Daucus carota subsp. sativus chromosome 2, DH1 v3.0, whole genome shotgun sequence genome includes a window with the following:
- the LOC108208090 gene encoding zinc finger protein ZAT1, which produces MERQLHQCQLCTRSFINGKALGGHMRSHLFPLPLPPKDPQPQDRESETESRNPTRKRSIRTRRTIKVVELESISKKPSSTESGPELEVVSSVCDDTTSDCFEDEEDVASCLMMMARDKWRFNSVSQTRERYQCESCSKVFGSFQALGGHRTSHKKVKKRLDDGEKSLEEKPRKKMIGNKNVVKKLMHECPVCFKVFGSGQALGGHKRSHFLGSSSTSASTTSSTSPTKHPLLDDEEHGKNENENFRFSFIDLNLPAPMEFEDSSPLEPLHLV; this is translated from the coding sequence ATGGAGAGACAGCTGCACCAGTGTCAACTCTGTACTCGAAGCTTCATCAATGGCAAAGCTCTAGGAGGCCACATGAGGTCTCATCTCTTTCCTCTGCCACTCCCTCCAAAGGATCCTCAACCTCAAGACAGAGAGAGTGAGACCGAGTCAAGAAACCCAACTCGGAAAAGATCCATCCGGACTCGAAGAACCATCAAGGTGGTAGAGCTTGAAAGCATCTCCAAGAAGCCTAGTTCAACTGAGTCCGGGCCCGAGTTGGAAGTGGTCAGCTCAGTCTGTGATGACACTACTAGTGACTGTTTCGAAGATGAAGAAGACGTGGCGTCATGCTTGATGATGATGGCTCGAGATAAGTGGAGGTTCAACTCAGTGAGTCAGACTCGGGAGAGATACCAATGTGAGAGCTGTAGCAAAGTGTTTGGATCGTTTCAAGCACTGGGTGGGCACAGAACGAGTCACAAGAAAGTCAAGAAGCGGCTAGATGATGGGGAAAAGTCATTGGAGGAGAAACCAAGGAAAAAAATGATTGGCAATAAAAATGTGGTTAAAAAATTAATGCATGAGTGTCCGGTTTGTTTTAAAGTGTTCGGGTCGGGTCAAGCTCTTGGTGGGCACAAGAGATCACACTTCTTGGGTTCTTCATCAACCAGTGCTTCAACAACTTCATCAACTAGTCCTACTAAGCATCCACTACTTGATGATGAAGAACATGGTAAGAATGAAAATGAAAACTTTAGGTTCAGTTTCATAGATCTTAACTTGCCAGCTCCAATGGAATTTGAAGACTCCAGCCCACTTGAGCCTCTgcatttagtataa
- the LOC108210058 gene encoding putative pentatricopeptide repeat-containing protein At5g47460, producing the protein MLKPRSKPLDYLKHSFSFLLNHVRAISGHRQFSGEVDPRSVFLKASQIINSDKKLDGYSLVSLIRACTQLGCSCYGQQLHSYVLQSGFLSNSYVSTAFVNFYVKFESLDHAHKLFDEIPEPGVVSWNSLISGHVHCGEFSKALCLFMQLESSGVGSDAFSFTAALAACGRLSLLRLGKTIHSKIVKYGDDCSVVTSNCLIDMYGKCGCVEEAIRLFVEMNGKDTISWNSVIAACARNQRLEQASSFLKQMPESDTISYNELINGIAQFGNIEDAIAILATMPQPDSSSWNSIITGYVNRNHAREALEFFSKMHFEGIRMDQFTFSSILSGVGSISALAWGTLVHCCSIRSGLDKSVVVGSALIDMYSKCGQVKEAELLFQSLSCKNLITWNAMISGYAHNGRSTKVIELFEQLKSVKHLKPNGITFVNVLSACWHNRMPFKVANSYLESMQRDYGIDPTAEHCSAIIRIMGQEGEVWRAQDMITDLGLGSDGKVWRALLGACGMCSDVDVAEIAAAKLTELEGEDEFIYVKLSNIYAMHEKWEHVGDIRKLMRDKQVQKEVGCSWMEV; encoded by the coding sequence ATGCTTAAACCTCGAAGCAAACCACTCGACTACCTAAagcattccttttcttttttgttaaatCACGTCAGAGCAATTAGTGGACATCGACAATTCAGTGGAGAAGTTGATCCTCGTTCAGTTTTTCTTAAAGCGTCTCAAATCATTAACTCTGATAAAAAACTGGATGGCTATTCTCTAGTCTCCTTAATCCGAGCATGTACCCAATTGGGTTGCTCTTGTTATGGCCAACAGCTTCATTCCTATGTTTTGCAATCTGGGTTTTTGTCCAATAGCTATGTATCCACTGCCTTCGTCAATTTCTATGTAAAGTTTGAGTCTTTAGATCATGCCCACAAGCTGTTTGATGAAATTCCTGAACCAGGTGTTGTTTCTTGGAATTCTTTGATTTCTGGGCACGTGCATTGTGGGGAGTTTAGCAAGGCGTTGTGCTTGTTTATGCAGCTGGAAAGTTCTGGAGTTGGCTCTGATGCTTTTTCATTTACGGCGGCTTTAGCTGCTTGTGGGAGGTTAAGCTTGTTGCGGTTGGGGAAGACGATTCATTCGAAGATTGTCAAGTATGGAGATGATTGCAGTGTTGTTACCTCTAATTGCTTGATTGATATGTATGGGAAATGTGGGTGTGTTGAAGAGGCGATTCGCTTGTTTGTTGAAATGAATGGTAAGGATACTATTTCTTGGAATTCTGTTATAGCTGCTTGTGCTAGGAACCAAAGACTTGAACAAGCTTCTAGCTTTCTGAAGCAAATGCCTGAGTCGGATACCATCTCATATAATGAGTTAATTAATGGCATTGCTCAGTTTGGAAACATTGAAGATGCCATTGCTATCTTAGCAACTATGCCGCAGCCAGACTCATCTTCTTGGAATTCGATAATAACAGGGTATGTCAATAGGAATCATGCACGAGAAGCTCTTGAATTCTTCAGTAAAATGCATTTTGAGGGAATAAGAATGGATCAGTTCACATTCTCAAGCATTCTAAGTGGCGTTGGAAGTATTTCAGCTCTTGCATGGGGGACTCTGGTTCATTGTTGCTCAATTAGATCTGGGTTGGATAAATCTGTAGTGGTTGGAAGTGCTCTGATCGATATGTACTCAAAGTGTGGGCAGGTAAAAGAAGCTGAATTATTGTTCCAGTCATTATCTTGTAAGAACTTAATAACTTGGAACGCGATGATTTCTGGTTATGCCCACAATGGCCGTTCAACTAAGGTGATTGAGCTTTTTGAGCAGTTGAAATCAGTGAAACACCTGAAACCAAATGGGATCACCTTTGTTAACGTTCTATCTGCATGTTGGCATAACAGAATGCCATTTAAGGTCGCGAATAGTTACCTCGAATCAATGCAGAGAGATTATGGGATTGATCCTACCGCAGAGCATTGTTCAGCTATTATTAGGATAATGGGACAAGAAGGGGAGGTGTGGAGAGCACAGGATATGATTACTGATTTAGGGCTTGGCTCGGATGGGAAGGTTTGGAGGGCATTGCTCGGTGCTTGTGGAATGTGTAGTGATGTAGATGTTGCCGAGATTGCAGCTGCAAAGTTGACCGAGTTGGAAGGTGAGGATGAGTTTATATATGTCAAATTGTCTAACATTTATGCAATGCACGAAAAATGGGAACATGTGGGCGACATCAGGAAGCTAATGAGGGACAAACAAGTGCAGAAAGAAGTTGGCTGTAGTTGGATGGAGGTCTAA
- the LOC108210059 gene encoding protein NONRESPONDING TO OXYLIPINS 2, mitochondrial isoform X1: protein MASKCCSRLLTRSSTSFLKSAFKSTSSASAAASSAKSSKSTPLRRFSLSRIPSELGAVQSMMPLHSAVAAARMTSCLSTASRSCRALSQELGLSVPR, encoded by the exons ATGGCGTCGAAATGCTGCAGTAGATTATTGACAAGAAGTTCAACATCGTTCCTTAAATCCGCCTTTAAATCAACATCATCAGCATCCGCAGCAGCTTCCTCAGCCAAATCTTCCAAATCCACTCCTCTCCGCCGTTTCTCTCTCTCCag AATTCCATCGGAGTTAGGAGCGGTGCAGTCAATGATGCCACTGCATAGTGCGGTCGCTGCAGCTAGGATGACGTCTTGCCTCAGTACTGCTTCCAGAAGTTGCAGAGCTCTCTCTCAGG AGCTGGGTCTTTCTGTACCAAGGTGA
- the LOC108210059 gene encoding protein NONRESPONDING TO OXYLIPINS 2, mitochondrial isoform X2, with the protein MASKCCSRLLTRSSTSFLKSAFKSTSSASAAASSAKSSKSTPLRRFSLSRIPSELGAVQSMMPLHSAVAAARMTSCLSTASRSCRALSQDEIDGT; encoded by the exons ATGGCGTCGAAATGCTGCAGTAGATTATTGACAAGAAGTTCAACATCGTTCCTTAAATCCGCCTTTAAATCAACATCATCAGCATCCGCAGCAGCTTCCTCAGCCAAATCTTCCAAATCCACTCCTCTCCGCCGTTTCTCTCTCTCCag AATTCCATCGGAGTTAGGAGCGGTGCAGTCAATGATGCCACTGCATAGTGCGGTCGCTGCAGCTAGGATGACGTCTTGCCTCAGTACTGCTTCCAGAAGTTGCAGAGCTCTCTCTCAGG ATGAAATCGATGGAACGTGA
- the LOC108210059 gene encoding protein NONRESPONDING TO OXYLIPINS 2, mitochondrial isoform X3: MASKCCSRLLTRSSTSFLKSAFKSTSSASAAASSAKSSKSTPLRRFSLSRIPSELGAVQSMMPLHSAVAAARMTSCLSTASRSCRALSQGT, translated from the exons ATGGCGTCGAAATGCTGCAGTAGATTATTGACAAGAAGTTCAACATCGTTCCTTAAATCCGCCTTTAAATCAACATCATCAGCATCCGCAGCAGCTTCCTCAGCCAAATCTTCCAAATCCACTCCTCTCCGCCGTTTCTCTCTCTCCag AATTCCATCGGAGTTAGGAGCGGTGCAGTCAATGATGCCACTGCATAGTGCGGTCGCTGCAGCTAGGATGACGTCTTGCCTCAGTACTGCTTCCAGAAGTTGCAGAGCTCTCTCTCAGG GCACATGA
- the LOC108208368 gene encoding O-fucosyltransferase 29: MGVAKGWRFSGKVFIWANHNLDLVHTQNGGTKKQDFSWKWSTTVPAPRRPIRWSLVCGVMLFVLGLISLFTGHIVSDLEWYSQRLLVKRSWYYKLNGARAPVDIWKSEFSKYYYGCSERGSRFAPAVREKHSNGYLLIAASGGLNQQRTGITDAVVVARILNATLVVPELDHNSFWKDNSDFLNIFDVDWFISSLAKDVPVVKRVPDKVMRSMLKPPYTMRVPRKSEPDYYLDEVLPILLRRRVVQLTKFDYRLSNDLPEELQKLRCRVNYHALRFTKPIRSIGQKVVTRMRKMAKRFIAVHLRFEPDMLAFSGCYYGGGDKERYELGEIRKRWTTLPETSPDGERKRGKCPLTPHEVGLMLRALGFKNDTFIYVASGEIYGGEETLRPLRELFPNFYTKEMLAGEEIQPLLSFSSRLAAIDYIVSDESDVFVTNNNGNMAKIIAGRRRYMGHKRTIRPNAKRLSAIFMERDKMGWNTFARKVKSCQRGFMGEPEEVRPGRGEFHEYPAACICKKTFKFSRIRSRNIGDRSSDKVLNSTEARVEHGDDTDYQRPETYDRLNNTGMVKVPVSLTEVDEDDFLAD; the protein is encoded by the exons ATGGGTGTGGCTAAAGGTTGGAGATTTAGTGGTAAGGTTTTTATTTGGGCAAATCATAATCTGGATTTAGTGCATACTCAAAATGGTGGTACAAAGAAGCAAGATTTTTCTTGGAAATGGTCTACGACTGTGCCTGCGCCGAGGCGCCCGATCCGGTGGTCATTGGTTTGCGGGGTTATGCTTTTTGTGTTGGGATTGATTTCTTTGTTTACTGGACATATTGTGTCTGATCTTGAGTGGTACTCTCAGAGATTGTTAGTTAAGCGTAGCTGGTATTATAAACTG AATGGAGCTCGTGCACCAGTGGATATCTGGAAATCTGAGTTCTCGAAGTACTATTACGGATGTAGTGAAAGAGGTTCGCGTTTTGCTC CTGCTGTACGCGAGAAACACTCTAATGGTTACTTACTTATTGCGGCAAGTGGAGGACTTAACCAACAACGGACAGGA ATTACTGATGCTGTTGTTGTTGCGCGAATTTTGAATGCTACTCTTGTTGTACCGGAGTTGGATCATAATTCATTCTGGAAGGATAATAG CGACTTTCTCAACATATTTGATGTTGATTGGTTCATCTCTTCCCTTGCCAAGGATGTCCCCGTTGTCAAAAGAGTCCCGGATAAAGTTATGAGATCAATGTTAAAGCCCCCATACACGATGCGCGTTCCAAGGAAATCAGAACCAGATTATTATTTGGACGAAGTGCTGCCCATACTCTTAAGGAGACGT GTTGTTCAGTTAACTAAGTTCGACTATAGGCTTTCTAATGACCTTCCTGAAGAGCTTCAGAAGTTGCGTTGCCGTGTTAATTATCATGCTTTGAGGTTTACCAAACCTATAAGGAGTATAGGCCAGAAGGTGGTCACAAGAATGCGAAAAATGGCAAAACGCTTCATAGCAGTTCACTTAAG GTTTGAGCCTGATATGCTAGCCTTTTCTGGTTGTTATTATGGCGGGGGTGATAAAGAGAGATACGAGCTTGGTGAAATAAGAAAACGATGGACAACATTACCT GAGACATCCCCTGACGGGGAGCGAAAGCGAGGAAAATGCCCACTTACACCTCATGAAGTGGGTTTGATGCTGCGAGCACTTGGTTTTAAGAATGACACGTTCATTTATGTTGCATCTGGTGAAATATATGGTGGAGAAGAGACTCTTAGACCTCTTCGTGAGCTCTTTCCAAACTTCTACACAAAGGAGATGCTTGCGGGTGAAGAGATACAGCCTTTATTGTCCTTTTCTTCTCGCCTTGCTGCCATTGACTACATAGTAAGCGATGAAAGTGATGTCTTTGTTACGAACAATAATGGGAACATGGCAAAGATTATTGCTGGTAGAAG GAGGTATATGGGGCACAAAAGAACCATCAGACCAAATGCAAAAAGACTTAGTGCGATATTCATGGAACGTGATAAGATGGGATGGAATACATTCGCAAGAAAGGTAAAATCATGCCAACGAGGTTTCATGGGAGAACCAGAAGAGGTTAGACCAGGACGTGGTGAGTTTCACGAGTATCCAGCTGCTTGCATCTGCAAGAAAACATTCAAGTTCTCTCGTATAAGAAGCAGAAATATTGGAGACCGGTCTTCAGATAAAGTTCTAAACAGTACAGAGGCCAGAGTTGAGCATGGAGATGACACCGATTATCAAAGGCCAGAAACTTATGACCGGCTAAATAACACGGGCATGGTAAAAGTGCCAGTATCTCTAACAGAAGTTGATGAAGATGACTTTTTGGCTGACTAG